The window ACCTACTTCCTGAAGGTGGTCGTCCCGTTCATCGACAAGACTTACCCGGTACGGGCCGAAACCGAAGGGCGATTGCTGCTCGGATTCAGCAAGTCCGGCTGGGGGGCGTGGTCGATGCTCCTGCGTCATCCGGACGTGTTCGGGCGGGCGGTCGCATGGGATGCCCCGCTGATGATGGACAAACCGAGTAAGTACGGGAGCGGTGACATCTTCGGAACGGCTGAAAACTTCGAGTCCTACCGCGTCGGCAAGTTGCTGGAGGACAAGGCGGACCAGTTTCGGAAAGAGAAACGATTGATTTTGCTCGGGTACGGGAACTTCCGGGCCGATCACGTTTTGGCACACTCCTTGATGAACAAGCTGAGGGTTGACCACGAGTACCGGGACGGCCCCGCACGCAAGCACGACTGGCACAGCGGGTGGGTGAAGGAAGCGGTCGGATTGCTCGTCGGGGAAAAATGACGAGATCGTGACCATCGTGTTTGACGCTCGATCTGCGGACGTGAGTACTCCCGGTCGATCGACTCTTCGCTCACGATGACGCCACGCTTCCTGATTGCACTTTCCGCGCGGCGTTTCGGAGCTTCACCATCGTGACCTCGTTCCCGACTGCGTTGAAGGTCACGCGGTCCATGAACGTGCGCATCAGCGTGATCCCGCGACCGCTCGGGCGACTCGGATCGGCTGTGTCCGTCAAAGCGGCCACGTTGAATCCGGGTCCGTCGTCGGTGATCCGGTACACCGCCCGCTCGCGGCGCACGCGGGCCAGGACTCGGATGCGGCGGTCCCGGTAGGGAGCCTGCCCCCGCCGCTCGGCCGCCAGCCGGTAAAACGCCCGGTCGTCGTCCCGCTTCAGTTCGGAACCCACTTCCAGGTTGCCGTGATACAGGGCATTCAGAAGAGCCTCTTCCAGCGCGATGCCGACCCGGGTCACGTCGGTCGGGTCGCACACGCCCATCGCCAGCAGGGGCTCCTGAAGTGCGCCGACGAGCGGGCCGACGAGCAACGGGTCCGTCGGCAGCACGTGACAACTGGCCGCACGCGTCAAGTAATCGTTCGTCCGATTCCTGGGTCCGTCGGCGTGGGACGCGCCGAGAACCTGTTCCAGGACGGACACCAGATCGACGGCCAGACTCCGCTTCTCGACGTAGCTGGCCGCGCCGGCCCGGAGGGCGGCGGCGGAAATCTCCTCGCTCCCGTGCCCGGTCATGAGGACGACCGGGATCTGTGGGTGGCGGGTCCGGACCTGTTCGACCAGGGCGAGACCGTCCAGGACCGGCATCTGAAGGTCGGTGAGGACGAGCCGCGGCGGGTTGCGGGCGATCAGTTCGAGCGCCCGGGCCCCGTCGCCCGCGTATTCGACGCTCCAGCCGCCGTGTTTTTCCAACACCCAACCGACCACCCGCCGGTCGAGGGGCGAGTCGTCCACGACGAGGATGGTCGCGTCGGCGGCCGGAGTGTAGGAGGTCGGGTCAGTCATGCTCATCACGGTTCGGTCGTCCCGGCGGGGTGTAATGAAACCGGAAGGTCGCCGCCAATAAGTGCGGTCACCAATCGTTCGATTTCCTGATCGAGAACGTCGAGTATGGGGGCGGCGGGAGTCAGGTCGCCGGCGGCCGCGATCCGCTCGATCCGGTCGGCCGCCTCGGCCACCGGCCCCCCGCCGACGTAACCGGCCGCCCCCTTGAGGGCGTGGGCCGACCGCCGGAGCCCGGCGGCGTCCCCGGCGGCGAACGCCCGGCGGACGTCGTCCCGCATCCGCGGGGCCTCGGCCCGGAACATCCCGGCCACCTCGACCCACAACGCCTCGTCCCCCCCGAGCCGGGCCACCGCACTCGCGCGGTCGAGCGGCGGCTCGGCGGCTGGGCTCGTGTTCGCGGCCGCCCATTCGAGAATCCGGCGCAGGTCCTCCCACCGGATCGGCTTGGACAGGTATTCGTCCATGCCGGCGTCCAGGCACCGCTCCCGGTCGCCCTTCATGGCGTGCGCGGTCATCGCGACGATCGGGGTCCGCCGGCCGGTCGCGGCCTCCCGCCCGCGGATGGTCCGGGTCGCTTCAAACCCGTCGACCTCCGGCATCTGGACGTCCATCAGGACGAGGTCGAACCGCCGGCGGTCGACGGCCGCGACCGCCTCCC is drawn from Fimbriiglobus ruber and contains these coding sequences:
- a CDS encoding alpha/beta hydrolase-fold protein: MNRSTAFCLMFGVLGLSDLRAGEPVTVSEAKTNDHGFIVHEVRSPYQAKTTRIRVLRPDKLVNGKKSPVVYVLPVEAGNESRYGDGLNEVKKLDLHNTSGAIFVAPTFSHLPWYADHPTEPEVCQETYFLKVVVPFIDKTYPVRAETEGRLLLGFSKSGWGAWSMLLRHPDVFGRAVAWDAPLMMDKPSKYGSGDIFGTAENFESYRVGKLLEDKADQFRKEKRLILLGYGNFRADHVLAHSLMNKLRVDHEYRDGPARKHDWHSGWVKEAVGLLVGEK
- a CDS encoding response regulator, whose translation is MSMTDPTSYTPAADATILVVDDSPLDRRVVGWVLEKHGGWSVEYAGDGARALELIARNPPRLVLTDLQMPVLDGLALVEQVRTRHPQIPVVLMTGHGSEEISAAALRAGAASYVEKRSLAVDLVSVLEQVLGASHADGPRNRTNDYLTRAASCHVLPTDPLLVGPLVGALQEPLLAMGVCDPTDVTRVGIALEEALLNALYHGNLEVGSELKRDDDRAFYRLAAERRGQAPYRDRRIRVLARVRRERAVYRITDDGPGFNVAALTDTADPSRPSGRGITLMRTFMDRVTFNAVGNEVTMVKLRNAARKVQSGSVASS